A single window of Xiphophorus hellerii strain 12219 chromosome 12, Xiphophorus_hellerii-4.1, whole genome shotgun sequence DNA harbors:
- the zbtb26 gene encoding zinc finger and BTB domain-containing protein 26, protein MAQNQVILQFRFATFGDSMLQKMNLLRHQRRFCDVVVRINQLEVPGHKVVFAAGSSFLRDQFILQQDSREVQISMIQEAEVGRQLLLSCYTGQLEFPELELVHYLTVASFLQMGHIVEQCTQALNKFIKPQASRQLEVDLDLRREKGGEGPSSQAQREQEWSQVRTVPEGEEEDEDEEEDDAVVMGQVERDNNVESDDDEDDDVIIQPSVSPLQVWRRRPRPGLVDNDITIVKVESVTDVAENTITGHFSASPPAALHSPEPQHSLINSTVDSRGSEMAAPPGMAGYPLSPPPSSPLAEKHVGHQRSYDKPLQWYHQCPKCARVFRQLENYANHLKMHKLFMCLLCGKTFTQKGNLHRHMRVHAGIKPFQCKICGKTFTQKCSLLDHLNLHSGDKPHRCNYCEMVFAHKPVLRKHLKQIHGKNSFDNANEGSLHEGGLEFDFGRM, encoded by the coding sequence ATGGCCCAGAACCAGGTGATCCTGCAGTTCCGATTCGCCACTTTCGGGGACTCCATGCTGCAGAAGATGAACCTTCTCCGACACCAGAGACGCTTCTGCGACGTCGTCGTCCGCATCAACCAGCTGGAGGTCCCCGGCCACAAAGTGGTGTTTGCTGCCGGCTCGTCCTTCCTTAGGGACCAGTTCATCCTGCAGCAGGACTCCAGGGAGGTCCAGATCTCCATGATTCAGGAGGCGGAAGTGGGTCGGCAGCTGCTGCTCTCCTGCTACACCGGCCAGCTGGAGTTTCCTGAGCTGGAGCTCGTGCATTACCTGACGGTGGCCAGCTTCCTCCAAATGGGCCACATCGTGGAGCAGTGCACCCAAGCCCTCAACAAGTTCATCAAACCTCAGGCCTCACGCCAGCTGGAGGTGGATCTGGACCTGCGGCGGGAGAAGGGAGGTGAGGGTCCTTCCTCCCAGGCTCAGAGGGAGCAGGAATGGTCTCAGGTGCGGACTGTAcctgagggagaggaggaggacgaagacgaggaggaggacgaTGCGGTGGTGATGGGCCAGGTTGAGAGGGACAATAACGTCGAGAGCGACGATGACGAGGATGACGATGTCATAATCCAGCCGTCCGTGAGCCCCCTCCAGGTGTGGCGGAGGCGGCCGAGGCCCGGTTTGGTGGATAACGACATCACCATAGTGAAAGTGGAGTCTGTGACCGACGTAGCGGAGAACACCATCACCGGCCACTTCTCCGCCAGCCCCCCCGCCGCGCTGCACTCCCCGGAGCCGCAGCACTCGCTCATCAACTCCACCGTGGACAGCCGTGGCAGCGAGATGGCGGCGCCGCCGGGCATGGCCGGTTACCCGCTCAGCCCGCCTCCCTCGTCCCCGCTCGCCGAGAAGCACGTCGGACACCAGCGGAGCTACGACAAGCCTCTGCAGTGGTACCACCAGTGCCCCAAGTGCGCCCGGGTCTTCCGGCAGCTGGAGAACTACGCCAACCACCTCAAGATGCACAAGCTGTTCATGTGCCTGCTGTGCGGGAAGACCTTCACGCAGAAGGGCAACTTGCACCGGCACATGCGCGTCCACGCCGGCATCAAGCCCTTCCAGTGCAAGATCTGCGGCAAGACGTTTACCCAGAAGTGCTCGCTGCTGGATCACCTGAACCTGCACAGCGGGGACAAGCCGCACCGCTGCAACTACTGCGAAATGGTGTTCGCTCACAAGCCCGTGCTGCGCAAGCACCTCAAACAGATCCACGGCAAGAACAGCTTCGACAACGCAAATGAGGGCAGTCTTCACGAGGGCGGCCTGGAGTTTGATTTTGGACGAATGTaa
- the susd1 gene encoding sushi domain-containing protein 1 isoform X1: MNGRNRRMMLMVNVFLLLVLSAGPAWSQAVLDVCATCHPNATCEDKPDGSGKVCNCNYGFVGNGRTHCQDKDECQIGASKICGQQTTCHNTYGSYYCTCLSGYSPSNNMAVFIPNDGTHCQDIDECRITGLCGEGGQCRNLEGSFDCSCQVGYRVHNGAEPFRPQGGGASCKVVDCGPPVPVEDSVLLSITVTEYGGVARFGCEEGFVWRRGDNSSVCGADGSWSETSLVCEEILCGNPPLIEFTEQVWSSTSSPGSTVLYLCTKGFHGNGGHNVSVCGKNGQWTSPTLLCQETLCGDPPVAPHTVQVWDGSFASGSTAAYYCNPGFYHHEGSNVSVCADDGYWTEPGILCKEVDCGEPTSIPHAVAEWDNISTVGSKVVYRCDRGFVNVGEGNVSVCTASGGWDAPSLSCQEISCRNPPVIEHANMQWDGTPHAGAVAYYQCENGYYSRGLRNYSECGENGLWEDVDLSCEEISCRNPPVIENANMQWDGTPHAGAVVYYQCEEGYYTRGLRNYSECGENGLWEDVDLSCEEVNCGPPKCLPNTNLLWGGSSTPGSVARCECVDGFYQESGNDLSTCSLSGVWGEVSVKCKAKCGPVPVLAHSEVVWHNRSVAIHRCVAGYHSWRGVNASVCGGSGLWLRATLNCIEIKPPINQLTLYNGNCLKWKAEKYEEDTELYKVVYLGSRDYQRSFLDKGRRLLSSRDDRLVICLRLLPLTNYSISITAAAARFTATVTANTSLTVPPAPVVHYTELETPVPTLRLKRSPNTLDPISFYQIFVLPVEELVVFDCSSPASLDPSSRAEPPAEYMTAQLGVQSLGTEVNFTVGDGVLYGGFYNAPLQSGNTYFVVLRVVSRWKTMSRSCCVVWAKVAGTSYVLRVSSLCAAASVAAVAMVLLGAYSLSWCVNRT, encoded by the exons ATGAATGGAAGAAACAGAAGAATGATGCTGATGGtgaatgtttttctgctccTCGTGTTGTCAG CCGGCCCAGCCTGGAGCCAAGCCGTGCTGGATGTGTGCGCAACCTGCCACCCTAACGCCACGTGTGAGGACAAGCCAGACGGCTCTGGAAAAGTCTGCAACTGCAACTACGGCTTTGTTGGAAATGGGAGAACCCACTGCcaag ATAAAGACGAGTGTCAGATAGGAGCCAGTAAGATCTGTGGGCAGCAAACCACCTGCCACAACACGTATGGCAGCTACTACTGCACCTGCCTGTCTGGCTACAGCCCGTCTAACAACATGGCTGTCTTCATCCCAAACGACGGAACCCACTGCCAAG atatTGACGAGTGCAGGATCACAGGGCTATGCGGAGAGGGAGGTCAGTGTAGAAACCTTGAGGGCAGCTTCGACTGCAGCTGCCAGGTTGGATACAGGGTCCACAATGGGGCCGAGCCTTTTCGTCCGCAGGGAGGCGGAGCTTCCTGCAAAG TGGTTGACTGTGGTCCGCCTGTCCCGGTGGAAGACTCGGTCCTCCTGTCCATCACAGTCACCGAGTACGGTGGCGTTGCCAGGTTTGGCTGTGAGGAAGGCTTTGTGTGGCGGAGGGGAGACAACAGCTCTGTGTGTGGAGCGGACGGATCGTGGAGCGAGACCAGCCTGGTCTGTGAAG AGATCTTGTGTGGGAATCCTCCTTTGATTGAATTCACAGAGCAGGTGTGGAGCAGCACTTCGTCCCCCGGCAGCACAGTGCTGTACCTCTGTACAAAGGGCTTTCATGGTAACGGAGGGCATAATGTATCAGTCTGTGGTAAAAACGGACAGTGGACATCTCCAACTTTGTTATGCCAAG AGACTCTGTGTGGAGATCCACCAGTGGCGCCCCACACTGTGCAGGTGTGGGACGGCAGCTTCGCCTCTGGAAGCACAGCGGCTTATTACTGTAACCCAGGATTTTATCACCATGAAGGCAGCAATGTGTCAGTGTGTGCAGATGATGGTTACTGGACAGAGCCTGGCATTCTCTGCAAAG AGGTTGATTGCGGAGAGCCCACCTCCATCCCTCACGCCGTAGCGGAGTGGGATAACATTTCCACTGTGGGCTCTAAGGTTGTTTATAGGTGTGACCGTGGATTTGTCAATGTTGGCGAAGGAAATGTATCGGTTTGTACAGCCAGCGGAGGATGGGATGCGCCCTCGCTGTCCTGCCAAG AAATCAGCTGCAGGAATCCTCCTGTAATAGAGCACGCTAACATGCAGTGGGACGGGACGCCACACGCTGGCGCTGTGGCGTATTACCAATGTGAGAACGGATACTACAGCCGAGGCCTGAGAAACTACTCAGAGTGTGGAGAGAATGGATTATGGGAGGATGTTGATCTGTCGTGTGAAG AAATCAGCTGCAGGAATCCTCCTGTAATAGAGAACGCTAACATGCAGTGGGACGGGACGCCACACGCTGGCGCTGTGGTGTATTACCAATGTGAGGAAGGATACTACACCCGAGGCCTGAGAAACTACTCAGAGTGTGGAGAGAATGGATTATGGGAGGATGTTGATCTGTCGTGTGAAG AAGTAAACTGCGGCCCCCCGAAATGTCTCCCCAACACTAACCTGCTGTGGGGCGGCAGCAGCACGCCGGGCAGCGTGGCGCGGTGTGAGTGTGTGGACGGATTTTACCAAGAGAGTGGAAACGATTTGTCAACATGCTCTCTGTCAGGAGTGTGGGGGGAAGTATCTGTAAAATGCAAAG CTAAATGCGGCCCTGTTCCCGTCCTGGCCCACTCGGAGGTGGTGTGGCACAACAGAAGTGTCGCGATCCACCGCTGTGTGGCGGGATATCACAGCTGGAGGGGCGTCAACGCGTCCGTGTGTGGCGGCTCCGGACTGTGGCTGAGAGCGACCCTCAACTGTATCG AAATCAAGCCGCCTATTAATCAGCTGACACTTTACAATGGAAACTGTCTGAAGTGGAAGGCAGAGAAGTACGAGGAAGATACAGAACTTTACAAG GTGGTTTATTTAGGATCCAGAGATTACCAGAGGTCGTTTCTAGACAAAGGACGACGTCTGCTGAGCTCCAGAGACGATCGGCTGGTAATCTGCCTGCGGCTGCTTCCGTTGACAAACTACAGCATTTCTATTACTGCAGCAGCTGCCAGATTCACAGCCACCGTCACAGCCAACACCAGTTTAACAG TACCTCCAGCACCGGTAGTGCACTACACAGAACTGGAGACTCCAGTTCCAACGCTGAGGCTGAAAAGATCTCCCAACACTCTGGATCCCATCAG CTTCTACCAAATCTTTGTGCTTCCTGTCGAGGAGCTCGTGGTGTTTGACTGCTCCTCTCCCGCCAGCCTCGACCCTTCGAGCAGAGCAGAGCCACCGGCTGAGTACATGACCGCCCAGCTTGGCGTGCAGAGCCTCGGAACGGAGGTCAACTTCACGGTGGGGGACGGAGTCCTCTACGGGGGCTTCTACAACGCGCCGCTGCAGAGCGGTAACACCTACTTCGTTGTCCTTCGGGTCGTCAGTCGGTGGAAAACg ATGTCGAGAAGTTGCTGCGTCGTTTGGGCCAAAGTGGCAG GCACATCTTACGTCCTGAGGGTGTCGTCGCTCTGTGCTGCAGCCTCTGTGGCAGCGGTTGCCATGGTTTTGTTAGGGGCATACAGCTTGTCCTG gtGTGTGAACAGGACGTAA
- the susd1 gene encoding sushi domain-containing protein 1 isoform X3: MNGRNRRMMLMVNVFLLLVLSAGPAWSQAVLDVCATCHPNATCEDKPDGSGKVCNCNYGFVGNGRTHCQDKDECQIGASKICGQQTTCHNTYGSYYCTCLSGYSPSNNMAVFIPNDGTHCQDIDECRITGLCGEGGQCRNLEGSFDCSCQVGYRVHNGAEPFRPQGGGASCKVVDCGPPVPVEDSVLLSITVTEYGGVARFGCEEGFVWRRGDNSSVCGADGSWSETSLVCEETLCGDPPVAPHTVQVWDGSFASGSTAAYYCNPGFYHHEGSNVSVCADDGYWTEPGILCKEVDCGEPTSIPHAVAEWDNISTVGSKVVYRCDRGFVNVGEGNVSVCTASGGWDAPSLSCQEISCRNPPVIEHANMQWDGTPHAGAVAYYQCENGYYSRGLRNYSECGENGLWEDVDLSCEEISCRNPPVIENANMQWDGTPHAGAVVYYQCEEGYYTRGLRNYSECGENGLWEDVDLSCEEVNCGPPKCLPNTNLLWGGSSTPGSVARCECVDGFYQESGNDLSTCSLSGVWGEVSVKCKAKCGPVPVLAHSEVVWHNRSVAIHRCVAGYHSWRGVNASVCGGSGLWLRATLNCIEIKPPINQLTLYNGNCLKWKAEKYEEDTELYKVVYLGSRDYQRSFLDKGRRLLSSRDDRLVICLRLLPLTNYSISITAAAARFTATVTANTSLTVPPAPVVHYTELETPVPTLRLKRSPNTLDPISFYQIFVLPVEELVVFDCSSPASLDPSSRAEPPAEYMTAQLGVQSLGTEVNFTVGDGVLYGGFYNAPLQSGNTYFVVLRVVSRWKTMSRSCCVVWAKVAGTSYVLRVSSLCAAASVAAVAMVLLGAYSLSWCVNRT; the protein is encoded by the exons ATGAATGGAAGAAACAGAAGAATGATGCTGATGGtgaatgtttttctgctccTCGTGTTGTCAG CCGGCCCAGCCTGGAGCCAAGCCGTGCTGGATGTGTGCGCAACCTGCCACCCTAACGCCACGTGTGAGGACAAGCCAGACGGCTCTGGAAAAGTCTGCAACTGCAACTACGGCTTTGTTGGAAATGGGAGAACCCACTGCcaag ATAAAGACGAGTGTCAGATAGGAGCCAGTAAGATCTGTGGGCAGCAAACCACCTGCCACAACACGTATGGCAGCTACTACTGCACCTGCCTGTCTGGCTACAGCCCGTCTAACAACATGGCTGTCTTCATCCCAAACGACGGAACCCACTGCCAAG atatTGACGAGTGCAGGATCACAGGGCTATGCGGAGAGGGAGGTCAGTGTAGAAACCTTGAGGGCAGCTTCGACTGCAGCTGCCAGGTTGGATACAGGGTCCACAATGGGGCCGAGCCTTTTCGTCCGCAGGGAGGCGGAGCTTCCTGCAAAG TGGTTGACTGTGGTCCGCCTGTCCCGGTGGAAGACTCGGTCCTCCTGTCCATCACAGTCACCGAGTACGGTGGCGTTGCCAGGTTTGGCTGTGAGGAAGGCTTTGTGTGGCGGAGGGGAGACAACAGCTCTGTGTGTGGAGCGGACGGATCGTGGAGCGAGACCAGCCTGGTCTGTGAAG AGACTCTGTGTGGAGATCCACCAGTGGCGCCCCACACTGTGCAGGTGTGGGACGGCAGCTTCGCCTCTGGAAGCACAGCGGCTTATTACTGTAACCCAGGATTTTATCACCATGAAGGCAGCAATGTGTCAGTGTGTGCAGATGATGGTTACTGGACAGAGCCTGGCATTCTCTGCAAAG AGGTTGATTGCGGAGAGCCCACCTCCATCCCTCACGCCGTAGCGGAGTGGGATAACATTTCCACTGTGGGCTCTAAGGTTGTTTATAGGTGTGACCGTGGATTTGTCAATGTTGGCGAAGGAAATGTATCGGTTTGTACAGCCAGCGGAGGATGGGATGCGCCCTCGCTGTCCTGCCAAG AAATCAGCTGCAGGAATCCTCCTGTAATAGAGCACGCTAACATGCAGTGGGACGGGACGCCACACGCTGGCGCTGTGGCGTATTACCAATGTGAGAACGGATACTACAGCCGAGGCCTGAGAAACTACTCAGAGTGTGGAGAGAATGGATTATGGGAGGATGTTGATCTGTCGTGTGAAG AAATCAGCTGCAGGAATCCTCCTGTAATAGAGAACGCTAACATGCAGTGGGACGGGACGCCACACGCTGGCGCTGTGGTGTATTACCAATGTGAGGAAGGATACTACACCCGAGGCCTGAGAAACTACTCAGAGTGTGGAGAGAATGGATTATGGGAGGATGTTGATCTGTCGTGTGAAG AAGTAAACTGCGGCCCCCCGAAATGTCTCCCCAACACTAACCTGCTGTGGGGCGGCAGCAGCACGCCGGGCAGCGTGGCGCGGTGTGAGTGTGTGGACGGATTTTACCAAGAGAGTGGAAACGATTTGTCAACATGCTCTCTGTCAGGAGTGTGGGGGGAAGTATCTGTAAAATGCAAAG CTAAATGCGGCCCTGTTCCCGTCCTGGCCCACTCGGAGGTGGTGTGGCACAACAGAAGTGTCGCGATCCACCGCTGTGTGGCGGGATATCACAGCTGGAGGGGCGTCAACGCGTCCGTGTGTGGCGGCTCCGGACTGTGGCTGAGAGCGACCCTCAACTGTATCG AAATCAAGCCGCCTATTAATCAGCTGACACTTTACAATGGAAACTGTCTGAAGTGGAAGGCAGAGAAGTACGAGGAAGATACAGAACTTTACAAG GTGGTTTATTTAGGATCCAGAGATTACCAGAGGTCGTTTCTAGACAAAGGACGACGTCTGCTGAGCTCCAGAGACGATCGGCTGGTAATCTGCCTGCGGCTGCTTCCGTTGACAAACTACAGCATTTCTATTACTGCAGCAGCTGCCAGATTCACAGCCACCGTCACAGCCAACACCAGTTTAACAG TACCTCCAGCACCGGTAGTGCACTACACAGAACTGGAGACTCCAGTTCCAACGCTGAGGCTGAAAAGATCTCCCAACACTCTGGATCCCATCAG CTTCTACCAAATCTTTGTGCTTCCTGTCGAGGAGCTCGTGGTGTTTGACTGCTCCTCTCCCGCCAGCCTCGACCCTTCGAGCAGAGCAGAGCCACCGGCTGAGTACATGACCGCCCAGCTTGGCGTGCAGAGCCTCGGAACGGAGGTCAACTTCACGGTGGGGGACGGAGTCCTCTACGGGGGCTTCTACAACGCGCCGCTGCAGAGCGGTAACACCTACTTCGTTGTCCTTCGGGTCGTCAGTCGGTGGAAAACg ATGTCGAGAAGTTGCTGCGTCGTTTGGGCCAAAGTGGCAG GCACATCTTACGTCCTGAGGGTGTCGTCGCTCTGTGCTGCAGCCTCTGTGGCAGCGGTTGCCATGGTTTTGTTAGGGGCATACAGCTTGTCCTG gtGTGTGAACAGGACGTAA
- the susd1 gene encoding sushi domain-containing protein 1 isoform X2 produces the protein MNGRNRRMMLMVNVFLLLVLSAGPAWSQAVLDVCATCHPNATCEDKPDGSGKVCNCNYGFVGNGRTHCQDKDECQIGASKICGQQTTCHNTYGSYYCTCLSGYSPSNNMAVFIPNDGTHCQDIDECRITGLCGEGGQCRNLEGSFDCSCQVGYRVHNGAEPFRPQGGGASCKVVDCGPPVPVEDSVLLSITVTEYGGVARFGCEEGFVWRRGDNSSVCGADGSWSETSLVCEEILCGNPPLIEFTEQVWSSTSSPGSTVLYLCTKGFHGNGGHNVSVCGKNGQWTSPTLLCQETLCGDPPVAPHTVQVWDGSFASGSTAAYYCNPGFYHHEGSNVSVCADDGYWTEPGILCKEVDCGEPTSIPHAVAEWDNISTVGSKVVYRCDRGFVNVGEGNVSVCTASGGWDAPSLSCQEISCRNPPVIENANMQWDGTPHAGAVVYYQCEEGYYTRGLRNYSECGENGLWEDVDLSCEEVNCGPPKCLPNTNLLWGGSSTPGSVARCECVDGFYQESGNDLSTCSLSGVWGEVSVKCKAKCGPVPVLAHSEVVWHNRSVAIHRCVAGYHSWRGVNASVCGGSGLWLRATLNCIEIKPPINQLTLYNGNCLKWKAEKYEEDTELYKVVYLGSRDYQRSFLDKGRRLLSSRDDRLVICLRLLPLTNYSISITAAAARFTATVTANTSLTVPPAPVVHYTELETPVPTLRLKRSPNTLDPISFYQIFVLPVEELVVFDCSSPASLDPSSRAEPPAEYMTAQLGVQSLGTEVNFTVGDGVLYGGFYNAPLQSGNTYFVVLRVVSRWKTMSRSCCVVWAKVAGTSYVLRVSSLCAAASVAAVAMVLLGAYSLSWCVNRT, from the exons ATGAATGGAAGAAACAGAAGAATGATGCTGATGGtgaatgtttttctgctccTCGTGTTGTCAG CCGGCCCAGCCTGGAGCCAAGCCGTGCTGGATGTGTGCGCAACCTGCCACCCTAACGCCACGTGTGAGGACAAGCCAGACGGCTCTGGAAAAGTCTGCAACTGCAACTACGGCTTTGTTGGAAATGGGAGAACCCACTGCcaag ATAAAGACGAGTGTCAGATAGGAGCCAGTAAGATCTGTGGGCAGCAAACCACCTGCCACAACACGTATGGCAGCTACTACTGCACCTGCCTGTCTGGCTACAGCCCGTCTAACAACATGGCTGTCTTCATCCCAAACGACGGAACCCACTGCCAAG atatTGACGAGTGCAGGATCACAGGGCTATGCGGAGAGGGAGGTCAGTGTAGAAACCTTGAGGGCAGCTTCGACTGCAGCTGCCAGGTTGGATACAGGGTCCACAATGGGGCCGAGCCTTTTCGTCCGCAGGGAGGCGGAGCTTCCTGCAAAG TGGTTGACTGTGGTCCGCCTGTCCCGGTGGAAGACTCGGTCCTCCTGTCCATCACAGTCACCGAGTACGGTGGCGTTGCCAGGTTTGGCTGTGAGGAAGGCTTTGTGTGGCGGAGGGGAGACAACAGCTCTGTGTGTGGAGCGGACGGATCGTGGAGCGAGACCAGCCTGGTCTGTGAAG AGATCTTGTGTGGGAATCCTCCTTTGATTGAATTCACAGAGCAGGTGTGGAGCAGCACTTCGTCCCCCGGCAGCACAGTGCTGTACCTCTGTACAAAGGGCTTTCATGGTAACGGAGGGCATAATGTATCAGTCTGTGGTAAAAACGGACAGTGGACATCTCCAACTTTGTTATGCCAAG AGACTCTGTGTGGAGATCCACCAGTGGCGCCCCACACTGTGCAGGTGTGGGACGGCAGCTTCGCCTCTGGAAGCACAGCGGCTTATTACTGTAACCCAGGATTTTATCACCATGAAGGCAGCAATGTGTCAGTGTGTGCAGATGATGGTTACTGGACAGAGCCTGGCATTCTCTGCAAAG AGGTTGATTGCGGAGAGCCCACCTCCATCCCTCACGCCGTAGCGGAGTGGGATAACATTTCCACTGTGGGCTCTAAGGTTGTTTATAGGTGTGACCGTGGATTTGTCAATGTTGGCGAAGGAAATGTATCGGTTTGTACAGCCAGCGGAGGATGGGATGCGCCCTCGCTGTCCTGCCAAG AAATCAGCTGCAGGAATCCTCCTGTAATAGAGAACGCTAACATGCAGTGGGACGGGACGCCACACGCTGGCGCTGTGGTGTATTACCAATGTGAGGAAGGATACTACACCCGAGGCCTGAGAAACTACTCAGAGTGTGGAGAGAATGGATTATGGGAGGATGTTGATCTGTCGTGTGAAG AAGTAAACTGCGGCCCCCCGAAATGTCTCCCCAACACTAACCTGCTGTGGGGCGGCAGCAGCACGCCGGGCAGCGTGGCGCGGTGTGAGTGTGTGGACGGATTTTACCAAGAGAGTGGAAACGATTTGTCAACATGCTCTCTGTCAGGAGTGTGGGGGGAAGTATCTGTAAAATGCAAAG CTAAATGCGGCCCTGTTCCCGTCCTGGCCCACTCGGAGGTGGTGTGGCACAACAGAAGTGTCGCGATCCACCGCTGTGTGGCGGGATATCACAGCTGGAGGGGCGTCAACGCGTCCGTGTGTGGCGGCTCCGGACTGTGGCTGAGAGCGACCCTCAACTGTATCG AAATCAAGCCGCCTATTAATCAGCTGACACTTTACAATGGAAACTGTCTGAAGTGGAAGGCAGAGAAGTACGAGGAAGATACAGAACTTTACAAG GTGGTTTATTTAGGATCCAGAGATTACCAGAGGTCGTTTCTAGACAAAGGACGACGTCTGCTGAGCTCCAGAGACGATCGGCTGGTAATCTGCCTGCGGCTGCTTCCGTTGACAAACTACAGCATTTCTATTACTGCAGCAGCTGCCAGATTCACAGCCACCGTCACAGCCAACACCAGTTTAACAG TACCTCCAGCACCGGTAGTGCACTACACAGAACTGGAGACTCCAGTTCCAACGCTGAGGCTGAAAAGATCTCCCAACACTCTGGATCCCATCAG CTTCTACCAAATCTTTGTGCTTCCTGTCGAGGAGCTCGTGGTGTTTGACTGCTCCTCTCCCGCCAGCCTCGACCCTTCGAGCAGAGCAGAGCCACCGGCTGAGTACATGACCGCCCAGCTTGGCGTGCAGAGCCTCGGAACGGAGGTCAACTTCACGGTGGGGGACGGAGTCCTCTACGGGGGCTTCTACAACGCGCCGCTGCAGAGCGGTAACACCTACTTCGTTGTCCTTCGGGTCGTCAGTCGGTGGAAAACg ATGTCGAGAAGTTGCTGCGTCGTTTGGGCCAAAGTGGCAG GCACATCTTACGTCCTGAGGGTGTCGTCGCTCTGTGCTGCAGCCTCTGTGGCAGCGGTTGCCATGGTTTTGTTAGGGGCATACAGCTTGTCCTG gtGTGTGAACAGGACGTAA
- the LOC116729652 gene encoding uncharacterized protein LOC116729652: MGNARSCVVASLSVCSVCLGCVYIYRSHKLLRQNALNSDKLPSFAYLYVKYLSRAVTRRAGQLYAARAVGARAVVYTVLNCRLDKTLLRRFCGAAGYGWDYPDTEFRDLPLCFPEVLCSRLMLMLLTDHNFRLSPAGLVRVRQSLKTLQPIDELKKGPFTLQVAVEGYQQTDAGVEVDVCLSAASRSGCPVWESVLTLLSQDRRHEPSRDLLRNEEEGPDDKDNMKQVEVRVPMTAGPQCVWPFTDYSPHRLLSLPAVFCGLKSRTAPGFWMLTVCLAEIEKRKGVEIVSAPVSVTAQFKETPPAAGTVTIRFWGKSKNAGRSADEDLSFQVQLQGQSSSHMVGLISRT; this comes from the exons ATGGGAAATGCGCGAAGCTGTGTTGTTGCCTCGCTCTCTGTGTGTTCCGTGTGTTTAGGCTGCGTGTACATTTATCGCTCTCATAAGTTGCTGCGTCAAAATGCGCTGAATAGCGACAAACTTCCGAGTTTTGCGTATCTTTACGTCAAATATCTGAGCAGAGCTGTGACGCGGAGAGCAGGTCAACTGTACGCGGCGCGCGCCGTAGGAGCGCGTGCCGTTGTTTACACGGTGCTCAACTGCAG GCTGGACAAAACTTTGCTGAGGAGATTCTGCGGAGCAGCGGGGTATGGATGGGATTATCCGGACACCGAGTTCAGAGACCTCCCGCTGTGCTTTCCGGAGGTTCTCTGCTCCAGACTAATGCTCATGTTGTTAACAGACCACAACTTTAGACTCAGCCCAGCAG GTCTGGTCCGTGTGCGACAGAGCCTGAAAACCCTTCAGCCAATCGATGAGCTGAAGAAGGGTCCGTTCACGCTGCAGGTCGCGGTGGAGGGATACCAGCAGACGGATGCAGGCGTGGAGGTGGACGTCTGTTTGTCCGCTGCGTCTCGTTCCGGATGTCCGGTGTGGGAGAGCGTCCTAACGCTGCTGTCACAGGATCGGCGCCATGAGCCCAGCAGAGACCTGCTGAGGAACGAAG agGAGGGGCCAGATGATAAGGACAATATGAAGCAGGTGGAGGTCAGAGTTCCCATGACTGCTGGCCCTCAGTGTGTTTGGCCCTTCACCGACTACTCCCCCCATCGCCTCCTCTCTCTGCCGGCTGTGTTCTGCGGGCTGAAGTCTCGAACAGCGCCGGGTTTCTGGATGCTGACCGTCTGCTTGGCCGAAATAGAAAAGCGCAAAG GTGTTGAAATTGTGTCGGCTCCCGTCAGCGTCACGGCCCAGTTTAAGGAGACTCCGCCAGCGGCAGGAACCGTAACTATCAGGTTCTGGGGCAAGAGCAAAAACGCGGGTCGGTCTGCTGATGAAGACCTGAGTTTCCAGGTGCAGCTGCAGGGACAAAGCTCCTCCCACATGGTGGGACTGATTTCTAGAACCTAA